The Chitiniphilus purpureus sequence TGCCTGCAGCTGATGCCGCTCCAGAAGGTGCAGCCACCAGCCGCGGGCGGCGAGCAGCAACAAGGCTGCCGTGGCAAGGCTGGCGGCCAGCAGATCGATCCAGCCAGGCCGGGCCCCCCAGGCCTCGCGCAGGTTCTGCCAACGCCCCGCCACCGGCGCGTAATGCAGGTGGATCTGCCGCAGCAGGCTATGCCGCCCGACCGAGTCGCCCGACAATTCCCACAGCGCCACGCCGCGATAGCCGTGCGCATCGGCCAGCGAGAGCTTGGCTGACAGCGAGCGCGGGCTTTCATAGGTGACGAACAGTTTGCGTTCGGGGTTGTACAGGCTGCTGGCATTGGCCCATTCATCCCAATGCTCGACGAACCGCGCATCGCTTTTCAGCGCCAGCACCTCGTCGTGGTCGAGTACGCCGCTCGGGCCGCTGCGCTCATCGTCCCAGCTGCCCGGAAGCGCGCCGCCCGCGAGCTGGGCCAGACCGTTGTTCTGTGCCGGCACGCCGGTCCAGGCATTGCCCTGGTTGGTGATGCCCAGCACCAGCTTGCGGCCCGGTATGCCGCGCCGCTCCAGCACCGCCATCGCATCGGCCACGCCGCCTGCCGCCGCATGCAGCGGCGCGCCGTGCCCGGTGGTACGGCGCCAGGGGCCGGCGTAGTCGTAGGCCAGCAGCAGCAGGAAGTCGGTCTGCCGCGCCAGCGCGTGCAGGTCCAGCGGCGTGATCTGTGCCGGTTTTCCGCCCAGCGTCAGCACCAGCAGGTAAGGGCGTTCGGGGCGGGCGGCGACGGCGGCGGCACGCAGTGTGGCGAGCAGTGCCACCAGGTTGGCCGAATCGGCCGGCGTGCTCCGTAGCCAGGATGCGCCGCCGGTGGCCGGGTAGCGCCAATCGATCACAGCGCCGTCAAAGCCATGCTGCGACATGAAGGCGACCAGGTTGCGCGCAAAGCTGCGGCGCAGCGACGGATTGGCGGCCAGTTGCGGGAAATGGGTCGAATCGTTCCAGCCGCCGATCGAGATCAGCGTCCGCAAGCGGGGGTACAAGGCACGCACCTGGCGCAGCCGCGCGTACGTGCCGCGCGCGCCGGGCAGGTGCCCGGATGGGGGATAGGCGTGGCTGAAGTCCGCGACGAAGTCTCCGGGCTGCACGGTGCCGTCGGCTTGAGGAATGGCGTGGGCGTAGATCAGGTGCGTCAGGCGCTCGAAGGCGATGCGTTCGAACGGGGCAGGGCGGTGATAGGTGGCCCACGAAGCGAAGTAGCCGGCCACGACCGGTTCGTCCGCCAGCAGGGGCGTACCGGTCAGCCCGGTCAGCAGGACCAGGATGATCAGATGCCAGCAATCACGCGCGCGCATCGCGAAACGCCTAGTGCCTGCCGTTGCATGGGCCACCGGCGCGTTCGGGGCGCCTTGGCATGCCCCGCAGGAAGCCGCCCACATTGCGGGCCGGGTGCCGCATCGCACTGCTGCATGCTCGCTGAACGGCCCTGCACCCAATGGGCTGGGCCGGAGAAAGACCCTCCACTGCGCTGTGCTCCTTGGCAACGACCTTGTTGTCGCCGGCATCGCAGGCAAGGCGGCCGGCCCTGGCCCGGTCCGGTACCGCCATGGCGCGCGATGTCAGGCCCTGGTCTTGATCTGGTCACATGCGATTGTAATCAACTGCGCGGTGACGGTGAACGCGGCGCGTTATGCTGTTGCGTTTTGCCGAGTCGCCGTCCCGGCCCGGGGGTGGATGGCGCATCCGACCTCGCCATCCGTGAAGCGGAAGGCCGGGTCGTATCAGTTCAACCTATTGATTTCAAAAAGGAACAATTGGCTGCTCGTGAATTGGCAGTCTGCGACGCGTTGCCTTGGCCGGGCGGGTGGGACAAGCTTTGATGGCGATGCGGCGGGATGCATGCGGTCTGCAGGCAGGCGGACCCAAGGCGCGGAGAGCCCGCCGTATCGCGCCTCCCCAGTGGTCACTGTCCGGGTCTGCACGGCGACAGCACATACCGTCCTTCGAATTGCGCAGCGATACGCATCCCCTCGTCGAGCACCGTCACACGCAACGACAACCGGGCCGGGCGCCCCCGGCGCAGCGCGGCGTGCGCGCGGGCGATCTCGTCGGGTCCGGGCGGTTGCGGCCGGGCGTGGAAGGCACCGGTGATCGGATGCAGGAATTCGGTCGAGCCTGATTGGATCACCGCGTCGCAATCAGTACCACCGGCCAGCAGCGCGCCCATCCAGCCGGCGATGGTGGCCAGTGTGCTGATGCTGGCGCCAAAGGCGGTGCCGTGGTCATTGCGGTTGGGCGCGAACGGCGCAGTCAGCCACCAGTCGGCCGCGTCGCCCCCCACTTCGATCTGCATGGCCGCAAGCAGCGGGAAGCCTGTCACCAGCCGCGCCTGCCAAGCCGCGGCGAAGGTGCTCCGGTCCGCTGCGCCGACCGGCATGCTCAATCCTGCGAGGTGTCGCCTGCGCTCGCCTGTGGCGCCGGCGCACGCGGCGGCAGGAACAGGGCCGGGATCTGGCTGAGCGGCTTTTCACGCAGCCGCGGCAAGGCCGGGATGGATGGTTCGAGCGCCGCGTGCGTGGCGCGCGCGGGCGCGCGTTCGCGGCCGCGGTAGCGTTCGCCTTCGCGCCGTGGATCGGATTCCTCACGCCGCGCCTCGGGCGCCCGGGTGGTGCCCGGCGAATAACCCGGCACCGGTGTCAGTTGCAGCTCTTTCTTGATCAGCTTCTGGATACCGGCCAGTGCCTTCTCCTCACCCGGATCGACCAGTGAGATCGCCACGCCCTTGGCACCGGCGCGGCCGGTGCGGCCGATGCGGTGTACGTAGTCCTCGGGGCTGTTGGGCAGTTCGAAGTTCACCACGAACGGCAGTTCGTTGATATCCAGCCCGCGTGCCGCTACATCGGTGGCGACCAGGATCTTCAACTGGCCTTCCTTGAAGCGGGCCATCACTTCCAGGCGCGCGCGCTGCTCGCGATCGCCGTGGATGGCTTCGCAGTTGAAACCGTCGCGCTTCAGGTCGCGAGCCACCTGGTCGGCACCCTGCTTGGTACGGTTGAACACGATCACCTGGCCCATGTCGTGGGTGCGGATCAGGTGGGCCAGCAGTGCGCGCTTACGGAAGGTCTCGCACGGATGCAGGATCTGCTCGACGTTGTCGTTGGTGGCGTTCTGCCGGGCCACCTCGACCAACGCCGGCGCGTTCAGGAATTCACCGGCCAGACGTTTGATCTCGGGCGAGAAGGTGGCGGAGAACAGCAGTGTCTGCTTGCGGTTGGTCAGCAGCGAGATGATCTTCTTGATGTCGAGGATGAAGCCCATGTCCAGCATGCGGTCGGCCTCGTCCAACACCAGGATCTCCACCTGCGCGAGGTTCACCGTCTTCTGCTGCACGTGATCGAGCAGCCGGCCGGGTGTGGCCACCAGGACCTCGACACCGGCGCGCAGGGGCGGAATCTGGCCGTTGATGTCGACCCCGCCGAACACCACATGGCTGCGCAACGGCAGATGCTTGCCGTAGGTCTTCGCGCTTTCGAACACCTGGTCGGCCAGTTCGCGGGTCGGGGTCAGGATCAGCGCGCGCAGCGGGTGGCGGGCAGGGGACACGCTGGTATTGGCGTGCGGCGCGAGCCGGGTCAGGATGGGCAGCACGAAGGCCGCGGTCTTGCCGGTGCCGGTCTGCGCCGCGCCCAGCAGATCGCGCCCGGAAAGCACGTGCGGAATCGCCTGCGCCTGGATCGGCGTCGGGTGTTCGTACCCTTCTTGCGCCACCGCCTTCAGTACCTCGGGCGCCAGCCCCAGCGTTGCAAACGTCATCCCTTGTCAGCCCCTTCAATGATCCTGCTGGCGTGACCCACGCCGTAAGAATTCGCCAAGTGTTTGAAGAAAAGCGGGAAATGTAACATCAACCCAGGGCGCCTGCATACCTTCCAGCCACGATGGGCTACACTGCCCGGTGTTTGCCCCGGCCCGGGGCATCGAACGCGCAGTCGCCAAAGGTTCCGTCCATGTACCCACTTGCCCGCACCCATCTGCATACCCTGCGCGATTGCCTGCGGTTTGCGGTCTCGCGCTTCAACGACGCCGGGCTGGTATTCGGCCATGGCTCCGACAATGCTTTCGACGAGGCGGCCTATCTGTTGCTGGCCACGTTGAAGCTGCCGCTGGACCGGCTCGACCCGTTCCTCGATGCGCGCCTGCTGCCACAGGAGGTGGCCCAGGTCGTCGATGCGATCGAGCGCCGCGCCGTCGACCGCGTGCCGGTGGCCTACATCACCCGCGAGGCATTCCTTGGCCAGTACCGCTTCCATGTGGACGAGCGGGTGATCGTACCGCGTTCGTTCATCGGCGAGCTGTTGCTGGCCGATGCGCTCGCGCCGTGGATCGAGCATCCGGAGCTGGTGCATCGCGGACTTGATCTGTGCACCGGATCAGGATGCCTTGCGATCCTGCTGGCCGATGCCTTCCCCGATGCGCTGATCGATGCCGTGGACCTGAGCCCGGATGCGCTGGACGTGGCCGAGATCAATGTGGCCGACTACAACCTGGGGGAGCGCATCGACCTGATCGACGGTGACCTGTTCGAGCCGCTGGCGGGCGAGCGCTACGACCTGATCGTCTCCAACCCCCCCTATGTGGATGCCGATTCGGTGGCCGAACTGCCGCCGGAATACCTGCACGAGCCGTCGCTGGCGCTGGGCAGCGGCGACGATGGCCTGGACGTGACGCGCCGCATCCTGGAAGCGGCGAGCGGCCATCTCACCCCGCATGGCGTGCTGGTGGTCGAGATCGGCCATAACCGCGCTGCGCTGGAGGCGGCCTACCCGGACCTGCCGTTCACCTGGCTGGAAACCCGTAGTGGCGATGGCTTTGTGTTCCTGCTCACGCAGGATGCATTGGTCCAGGCCGGCTATTGAGTTGAGGCGGTTCGGCGGACCACACCACGGAAACCGGCACAGTGCGCCGGTTTTTTTCGCCACACCTGAAAGAAATTTTCTTCGTGGTCGCATGCAAGCTCGATATCATCCCAGTTGTACCGGTAATAAAGGTGTTCCT is a genomic window containing:
- a CDS encoding glycosyl hydrolase family 18 protein — translated: MRARDCWHLIILVLLTGLTGTPLLADEPVVAGYFASWATYHRPAPFERIAFERLTHLIYAHAIPQADGTVQPGDFVADFSHAYPPSGHLPGARGTYARLRQVRALYPRLRTLISIGGWNDSTHFPQLAANPSLRRSFARNLVAFMSQHGFDGAVIDWRYPATGGASWLRSTPADSANLVALLATLRAAAVAARPERPYLLVLTLGGKPAQITPLDLHALARQTDFLLLLAYDYAGPWRRTTGHGAPLHAAAGGVADAMAVLERRGIPGRKLVLGITNQGNAWTGVPAQNNGLAQLAGGALPGSWDDERSGPSGVLDHDEVLALKSDARFVEHWDEWANASSLYNPERKLFVTYESPRSLSAKLSLADAHGYRGVALWELSGDSVGRHSLLRQIHLHYAPVAGRWQNLREAWGARPGWIDLLAASLATAALLLLAARGWWLHLLERHQLQAAGQLRAIVTALLPALQAARQSTLTERIAADDSPQWAPLQQSLSRLQAHATVLAPAATVAAPASDAAPQPDADPPTGVTRLDELNAMLARLGEQNTAERMLEVVMAFLARQPRVAGVALLQDGTSLQADGEMVQGAPGVVHAGVHWRADRRQAWLNADDGSDFQLALVFHEPADAEDEALLHHLAQQIALVRRHLTALTRHPHVLAELYEIASRRDRLLFIRADKGYSGLHTADGGLPLHITLRLRVIRRYFGDDTLLQVHRSYLVNPRKVTRAEHVGKGQYELLLGTQRVPVSRPALARLRAVHPHWFMLP
- a CDS encoding thioesterase domain-containing protein, producing the protein MPVGAADRSTFAAAWQARLVTGFPLLAAMQIEVGGDAADWWLTAPFAPNRNDHGTAFGASISTLATIAGWMGALLAGGTDCDAVIQSGSTEFLHPITGAFHARPQPPGPDEIARAHAALRRGRPARLSLRVTVLDEGMRIAAQFEGRYVLSPCRPGQ
- a CDS encoding DEAD/DEAH box helicase, producing the protein MTFATLGLAPEVLKAVAQEGYEHPTPIQAQAIPHVLSGRDLLGAAQTGTGKTAAFVLPILTRLAPHANTSVSPARHPLRALILTPTRELADQVFESAKTYGKHLPLRSHVVFGGVDINGQIPPLRAGVEVLVATPGRLLDHVQQKTVNLAQVEILVLDEADRMLDMGFILDIKKIISLLTNRKQTLLFSATFSPEIKRLAGEFLNAPALVEVARQNATNDNVEQILHPCETFRKRALLAHLIRTHDMGQVIVFNRTKQGADQVARDLKRDGFNCEAIHGDREQRARLEVMARFKEGQLKILVATDVAARGLDINELPFVVNFELPNSPEDYVHRIGRTGRAGAKGVAISLVDPGEEKALAGIQKLIKKELQLTPVPGYSPGTTRAPEARREESDPRREGERYRGRERAPARATHAALEPSIPALPRLREKPLSQIPALFLPPRAPAPQASAGDTSQD
- the prmB gene encoding 50S ribosomal protein L3 N(5)-glutamine methyltransferase, producing MYPLARTHLHTLRDCLRFAVSRFNDAGLVFGHGSDNAFDEAAYLLLATLKLPLDRLDPFLDARLLPQEVAQVVDAIERRAVDRVPVAYITREAFLGQYRFHVDERVIVPRSFIGELLLADALAPWIEHPELVHRGLDLCTGSGCLAILLADAFPDALIDAVDLSPDALDVAEINVADYNLGERIDLIDGDLFEPLAGERYDLIVSNPPYVDADSVAELPPEYLHEPSLALGSGDDGLDVTRRILEAASGHLTPHGVLVVEIGHNRAALEAAYPDLPFTWLETRSGDGFVFLLTQDALVQAGY